The proteins below are encoded in one region of Sphingobacterium sp. R2:
- a CDS encoding two-component regulator propeller domain-containing protein, which yields MINLRFLRVVLFLLLPRLLYAQPYYFNHYQINEGLSNNAVICSMQDSQGFLWFGTKDGLNRFDGNNFKHFNAASVGKNNLGGNNIISLTEDFRKRIWIGTDQGIYCYDPVDEEFRLLSKQFENADVPVIITDQRKKIWFISNGMLYFHDLISQEIRQLTKSDLYITSINCTKNGTVFFGTPEGKIFQIDASGTPVLMLDFQAKYGAKDWFSIEKIKENHQGDLLIGTSKTGVYSYRFKDKSLKPILGPEQLKQFLYVRDILQPNDHEYWFATESGLFIYQIATQQFINIQKEQENPWGISDNAIYNILQDKDEGIWLGTYFGGINYYHKNNSIIEKFLPQDRPGSLKGSAVRIIKKDIDHNIWIGTENGGLSKLDPISGKIQNFSDKQGNLANNNIHGILPIGDKLLIGTFVNGLDIFSPKLKKVIYHIDRNSNTPSSDLQSNFLFYLYKTRRGDILVASTRGLYRFDFDKKSFHLINNVPEYMFYTSILEDKKGNIWVGTWRDGLFCYHPTTRYFKHYTHRQNDPSSLPNNRINSLFEDSQQQIWIATEGGMAKKKLNQEGFQNIGLAEGMPSNVTLAFLEDKQKNLWVSTSKGLVRYHLPNGRKRIFNLESGLPTIQFNYNSSFNDDNGNFYFGTINGLIRFNPEKLNQINYKNQIPIYITNFYINNRAINQYTDPKILSKSILFTKNIKLKHDESSFSLDFAALHYQAPHSIHYSYKMEGLDDKWIDITSNQRAYFTKLSPGKYIFTVKAEDPNGNTIPTFASLKIAILPPIWASLPAFICYALIAAALIIFIIYHFNEKIKQRNRQHLLSVQNLREQELYRSKINFYTDVAHEIRTPLTLIKAPLEKLMDKVDHNPVTDKLLLTMQNNTEKLIALSNQLLDFRKVETEGFKLHFESENISLMVQEIIGNFTVTLQSQGKQIVSQIMPDIIGQIDADAFDKICYNLLNNALKYSLSFIEVNLNMDKQKNIFILTVKNDGALIPSEERERIFEPFNRLKQNKNVPGSGLGLALTRSLTLKHRGTLLYTINDLQLNVFTLTLPLNHNTNP from the coding sequence ATGATCAACCTGAGGTTTCTACGCGTTGTATTGTTTCTGCTGCTTCCGCGCTTGCTCTATGCACAGCCCTATTATTTTAATCATTATCAAATTAATGAAGGATTGTCAAACAATGCAGTCATCTGTAGTATGCAGGATAGTCAGGGCTTTCTTTGGTTCGGCACGAAAGATGGGCTAAATCGCTTTGATGGCAATAATTTCAAACATTTTAATGCCGCTAGCGTTGGGAAAAACAACCTGGGTGGCAACAACATCATTTCGTTAACAGAAGACTTTCGAAAAAGAATATGGATTGGTACAGATCAGGGAATCTATTGCTACGATCCTGTGGATGAAGAATTTAGACTCTTGAGCAAACAATTTGAAAATGCAGATGTCCCTGTTATCATTACCGATCAACGCAAAAAGATTTGGTTTATATCCAACGGAATGCTCTATTTCCATGATTTGATCAGTCAGGAAATCCGACAACTGACTAAATCAGACCTGTACATCACATCCATCAACTGCACGAAAAACGGAACTGTGTTTTTCGGCACACCTGAAGGGAAGATTTTCCAAATAGATGCTTCGGGAACCCCTGTGCTTATGCTCGACTTTCAAGCAAAATATGGTGCTAAAGATTGGTTTAGTATTGAGAAAATAAAAGAAAATCACCAAGGAGACTTATTGATTGGTACTTCCAAAACTGGGGTATACAGCTATCGATTTAAAGACAAATCGCTTAAACCCATACTAGGCCCCGAACAATTGAAGCAATTTCTCTATGTAAGAGATATTTTACAGCCAAACGATCATGAATATTGGTTCGCAACAGAATCTGGTCTCTTTATTTATCAAATAGCTACTCAACAATTCATCAATATTCAAAAAGAGCAAGAAAATCCCTGGGGCATATCCGACAATGCTATTTATAACATCCTACAGGATAAAGACGAAGGTATCTGGTTGGGAACGTATTTTGGTGGAATCAACTACTATCATAAAAACAACAGTATAATCGAAAAATTCCTACCACAGGACCGCCCGGGGAGCTTAAAAGGGTCTGCCGTACGCATTATAAAAAAGGATATCGACCATAATATCTGGATAGGCACTGAAAACGGTGGATTATCAAAACTCGACCCCATATCGGGTAAGATTCAAAACTTCTCGGACAAACAAGGCAATCTGGCAAATAACAACATCCATGGTATTCTTCCTATTGGCGACAAATTGCTGATAGGCACTTTCGTCAATGGTCTCGATATTTTTTCACCCAAGCTTAAAAAAGTTATCTATCACATCGACCGTAACAGTAATACCCCATCATCCGATCTCCAAAGTAATTTTCTTTTTTATCTCTATAAAACTCGTCGGGGGGATATCCTAGTGGCTTCAACCCGTGGATTATACCGCTTTGATTTTGATAAAAAATCATTCCACCTCATCAACAATGTTCCAGAATACATGTTTTACACAAGTATTTTAGAAGATAAAAAGGGTAACATCTGGGTAGGCACGTGGCGAGATGGCCTATTTTGTTATCACCCGACGACGCGTTACTTCAAACATTACACCCATCGGCAGAACGACCCTAGCTCCTTGCCAAATAATAGAATCAATAGCCTATTTGAAGATTCTCAACAGCAGATTTGGATAGCCACAGAAGGCGGAATGGCCAAGAAAAAATTAAATCAAGAGGGCTTTCAAAACATTGGTCTAGCAGAAGGAATGCCGAGTAATGTGACGCTAGCTTTCTTAGAAGATAAACAAAAGAATCTTTGGGTGAGTACCTCTAAGGGGTTGGTACGCTACCACCTTCCCAATGGTAGAAAACGGATTTTCAACTTGGAGTCAGGCCTCCCGACTATCCAGTTCAATTACAATTCATCTTTTAATGACGACAACGGAAACTTCTATTTTGGTACCATCAATGGGCTTATTCGTTTTAATCCCGAAAAGCTAAACCAAATTAACTATAAGAATCAAATACCGATTTATATCACTAATTTTTACATCAACAACAGAGCGATCAATCAATATACCGATCCCAAGATTCTATCCAAATCAATATTATTCACTAAGAATATAAAACTAAAACACGACGAATCATCCTTCAGCCTTGATTTTGCAGCTTTACATTACCAAGCCCCCCATTCTATTCATTATAGTTATAAGATGGAGGGTCTTGACGACAAATGGATAGACATTACAAGTAATCAACGTGCATATTTTACCAAACTTTCTCCCGGAAAATATATTTTTACAGTAAAAGCAGAAGACCCCAATGGTAATACAATCCCTACTTTTGCTAGTCTTAAAATCGCTATTCTTCCACCTATATGGGCAAGCTTACCAGCCTTTATTTGCTATGCATTAATAGCCGCTGCATTGATTATATTTATTATTTATCATTTTAATGAAAAGATCAAACAACGCAATCGACAACATCTTTTAAGCGTACAGAACCTACGCGAACAAGAACTCTATCGTTCAAAAATCAATTTCTATACCGATGTTGCGCATGAGATACGAACACCATTGACCTTGATCAAAGCGCCCCTAGAAAAACTTATGGATAAGGTAGATCATAATCCCGTCACCGACAAACTATTATTGACCATGCAAAACAACACGGAGAAACTAATTGCCCTAAGCAACCAATTGCTGGATTTTAGGAAAGTCGAAACGGAAGGGTTTAAATTACACTTTGAATCGGAAAACATCAGCTTGATGGTTCAGGAAATCATCGGAAATTTTACAGTGACTTTACAGTCGCAGGGGAAACAGATTGTATCGCAAATTATGCCTGATATTATCGGTCAAATCGATGCGGACGCATTTGACAAGATATGTTATAACCTATTGAATAACGCTCTTAAATATTCCTTATCTTTTATTGAGGTAAATTTGAATATGGATAAACAGAAAAATATCTTTATATTGACCGTGAAAAACGACGGCGCTTTAATTCCTTCAGAAGAAAGGGAAAGAATTTTTGAACCATTCAATCGCTTAAAACAAAATAAGAATGTTCCTGGAAGTGGTCTGGGCTTGGCATTGACAAGATCCCTAACGTTGAAACATCGAGGCACCTTGTTATATACTATAAATGACCTTCAATTGAACGTATTCACTTTGACGTTACCTTTGAATCACAATACAAATCCATAA
- a CDS encoding response regulator, with translation MNAKSNLLLVDDHTELLEFIADDLNEDYQITTSSNGKQALDLLASEYFDLIVSDVMMPEMDGFELCQRIKENIAYAHIPVILLTAKNSIESKIQGLEFGADAYIEKPFSPAFLRAQIASLLKNRIKVKEFFIKNPMSQIQQIGQNQSEQEFLLKIEEIIMQHLDDPQFNVDRMADILCMSRPTLYRKINVVSSLSPNELINLTRLRKAAELLIQKQHKVYEISNLLGYSSATHFSRNFQKQFGQSPTEFQESQSK, from the coding sequence ATGAATGCCAAATCCAATTTATTACTAGTAGATGACCATACCGAACTACTCGAATTCATCGCAGATGATCTCAATGAAGATTATCAGATAACGACGAGTTCTAATGGAAAACAAGCGTTGGATTTACTAGCTTCTGAATATTTCGATCTGATTGTAAGCGATGTAATGATGCCGGAAATGGATGGTTTTGAGCTTTGTCAAAGAATCAAGGAAAACATCGCGTATGCACACATTCCAGTTATCCTTTTGACTGCAAAAAATAGTATTGAATCAAAAATTCAAGGGCTGGAATTTGGTGCTGATGCTTACATCGAAAAACCGTTTTCGCCTGCTTTTTTGAGGGCGCAGATAGCTAGTTTGTTAAAAAACCGGATAAAGGTTAAGGAGTTTTTTATCAAAAATCCAATGTCCCAGATACAACAGATCGGCCAAAATCAAAGTGAACAGGAGTTCCTGCTGAAAATTGAAGAAATTATTATGCAGCACCTCGATGATCCACAGTTCAATGTCGACCGAATGGCCGACATACTTTGTATGAGTAGACCTACACTCTACCGCAAAATCAATGTTGTATCGAGCCTCTCCCCTAATGAATTGATTAATTTGACCAGGCTTCGAAAAGCAGCAGAACTGCTTATTCAAAAACAGCATAAAGTTTACGAAATTTCAAATTTACTAGGTTACAGTTCCGCAACACATTTTTCGCGTAATTTTCAAAAACAGTTTGGCCAAAGCCCAACTGAATTTCAGGAATCACAATCGAAGTGA
- a CDS encoding aldose epimerase family protein yields MKGKMTLLGLSAMLAFCVSCQQSTGSKSAKADSLSAFMDTAQFSGTIDQKQAYLYELSNKNGVQAYFTNFGARLVGLWVPDNKGKLCDVVLGFSKAADYNNPKEPFFGTIVGPFGNRIAKGKFKLDDKTYALAVNNGPNTLHGGFKGVHFAHWTLKSSDKSSLTFAYTLPDGHEGFPGNIQMEVTYTLNDNNELMIAYRATSDKKTVINLTNHAYFNLNGEGSGTILDHQLQLFANEYTPVDSTLIPTGQLASVKGTPFDFTNLKSIGKDINANDQQLSFGKGYDHNFVLSREKEGDWYKAAHVIGDKSGIVMDILTAEPGIQFYSGNFMNEQVQLKNGKKDSFRTAFCLEPQHFPDAPNQPNFPTTVLNPGQVYQTKSLYRFSVK; encoded by the coding sequence ATGAAAGGAAAAATGACCTTGCTTGGTCTTTCTGCAATGCTCGCTTTTTGTGTGTCTTGTCAGCAATCGACTGGCTCCAAATCTGCTAAAGCAGATTCTTTATCGGCCTTCATGGATACCGCACAGTTCAGCGGAACTATTGATCAAAAACAGGCTTATCTATATGAACTGAGCAATAAAAATGGCGTACAAGCTTATTTTACCAATTTTGGCGCTCGTTTAGTCGGATTATGGGTGCCTGACAATAAGGGTAAGTTGTGCGATGTTGTTTTGGGTTTTTCTAAAGCGGCTGATTATAATAATCCCAAAGAACCATTTTTCGGTACTATTGTAGGGCCTTTTGGTAATCGGATTGCTAAGGGAAAGTTTAAGTTGGATGATAAAACCTATGCATTGGCGGTAAATAACGGTCCTAATACACTGCATGGTGGTTTTAAAGGTGTGCATTTCGCCCATTGGACATTAAAATCGTCAGATAAATCGTCTCTTACTTTTGCTTACACCTTACCTGATGGACACGAGGGTTTTCCAGGAAACATCCAGATGGAAGTGACTTATACGCTTAACGATAATAATGAATTGATGATTGCCTATCGTGCTACTTCCGATAAAAAGACGGTGATCAATTTGACCAACCATGCTTACTTTAATTTAAATGGTGAAGGAAGCGGTACAATACTGGATCATCAGCTTCAATTGTTTGCGAATGAATACACACCAGTGGATAGTACACTCATACCAACAGGACAATTAGCATCGGTAAAGGGAACCCCTTTTGATTTCACGAATTTAAAGTCGATTGGAAAGGATATCAATGCCAATGATCAGCAACTGAGCTTTGGAAAGGGCTACGATCATAATTTTGTATTGAGTAGAGAAAAGGAAGGAGACTGGTATAAAGCGGCCCATGTGATTGGAGATAAATCAGGTATTGTTATGGATATTCTGACTGCAGAACCTGGAATACAATTTTATAGCGGTAATTTTATGAACGAACAAGTGCAATTGAAGAATGGAAAAAAAGATTCCTTTCGTACGGCCTTTTGCCTCGAACCGCAGCATTTTCCGGATGCCCCAAATCAGCCTAATTTTCCAACAACTGTGCTTAACCCTGGGCAAGTTTATCAGACAAAATCCCTGTATCGTTTTTCGGTAAAGTAA
- a CDS encoding RagB/SusD family nutrient uptake outer membrane protein, producing the protein MKKLLIILSLAGSIGFVGCADLDITPKNIVTDQDLLNTPAGMDIYMARMYSLMPFEDFKYMAQWGIEFNGWLAAIGIEGTGEAVTRDGISTSFTGERTAYWERAFELLRDANHLIETLPNYKDKFSEELYNHYLGEGYYVRATVFYAMARRFGGIPLVTKELQYPNTLDNLEIPRSSEEDTWNQILKDYDEAIKLLMAKSPKTGYSNKFVALSFKSEAMLYAGSVAKYNETVSGRLTGLGRKTGVRVIGFDATTARAASQKYFEEAYAAARQVIVGGGYSLYKKKWAANDKDAQYQNMVDMFSDLSSPENIYVKQYVYPTLTHSFDAFSSPFTFRSPLSAGTCPTVDFMELFDGFDKYADGTVKVTTGQSSKEGEYRLYDKPMDFFKNAEPRLRAYVIFPDDIFKDRKMEIRAGIYTGSAPIKPLFMDYSYANADTRYQQLDAYTGSPKMLYLSPRDGSGQQTVDYNGQKMNAAGNEGPFFDNGEATLTGFYVRKWLNTNPAKEVGEGKSDQPFILMRYAEVLLNAAEAAVELKMLGANPADGSDPLQIATSAVNEIRSRAGADLLTGAISGDNTGRDIVRRERRKELAFEHKAKWDLRRWRVLHFEGRNGFWGTQKDKNLYSNNENFRFRGLYPFFSTSTGKYFFDARFQWVSTKTFRYTPIDYYFEIPGGEVAKSPVIDQQPNR; encoded by the coding sequence ATGAAAAAATTACTCATTATATTATCATTAGCTGGCTCCATCGGATTTGTAGGTTGTGCCGATCTGGATATCACGCCCAAAAATATTGTCACAGATCAAGATCTATTGAATACCCCAGCCGGTATGGATATCTACATGGCTCGGATGTACAGTCTAATGCCATTTGAAGATTTTAAATATATGGCACAATGGGGGATAGAGTTCAATGGTTGGCTGGCTGCGATTGGCATTGAAGGGACGGGCGAAGCTGTGACCAGGGATGGAATCAGTACTTCGTTTACGGGCGAGCGGACAGCGTATTGGGAAAGAGCGTTCGAATTACTTCGGGATGCCAATCATCTCATTGAAACTCTACCCAATTACAAGGATAAATTTTCTGAAGAACTTTATAATCATTACTTAGGTGAGGGATACTATGTTCGGGCAACCGTGTTTTACGCCATGGCACGACGCTTCGGGGGAATTCCTTTGGTGACGAAAGAACTTCAATATCCGAACACATTGGATAATCTGGAAATACCTCGTTCCAGTGAAGAAGATACGTGGAACCAAATCCTTAAAGACTACGATGAGGCGATTAAATTGCTTATGGCGAAGAGTCCTAAAACAGGTTATTCCAACAAGTTTGTAGCACTGTCTTTTAAGTCCGAAGCTATGCTTTATGCTGGAAGTGTGGCCAAATATAATGAAACTGTTTCTGGTCGCTTGACTGGTCTTGGAAGGAAAACTGGTGTACGGGTGATTGGTTTCGATGCCACCACAGCAAGAGCCGCATCACAAAAGTACTTTGAAGAAGCTTACGCCGCAGCTCGACAGGTAATAGTAGGTGGGGGCTATTCGCTGTATAAAAAGAAATGGGCAGCGAACGATAAAGATGCTCAGTATCAAAATATGGTGGACATGTTTAGTGACCTCAGTAGTCCGGAAAATATATACGTTAAACAATATGTTTATCCGACATTGACACATAGTTTTGATGCATTTAGTTCGCCCTTCACTTTTCGATCGCCACTTTCTGCGGGTACTTGTCCAACGGTAGATTTTATGGAACTGTTTGATGGATTTGACAAATACGCCGACGGAACAGTTAAAGTAACGACCGGACAAAGCAGCAAGGAGGGGGAATATAGACTTTACGACAAACCGATGGACTTCTTTAAGAATGCGGAACCTCGCTTGCGTGCTTATGTTATCTTTCCCGATGATATCTTCAAGGATCGAAAAATGGAAATACGGGCAGGCATATACACCGGTTCAGCACCCATAAAGCCATTGTTCATGGATTATTCTTATGCAAACGCGGATACACGTTATCAACAGCTGGATGCTTACACAGGCTCACCCAAGATGCTTTACCTGAGTCCAAGAGATGGTAGTGGTCAGCAAACTGTTGATTATAATGGACAAAAAATGAATGCTGCCGGAAACGAAGGGCCATTCTTCGATAATGGTGAAGCCACATTAACTGGTTTTTATGTACGTAAATGGCTGAATACAAATCCTGCAAAAGAAGTGGGGGAAGGGAAGTCTGATCAGCCTTTCATTTTAATGCGTTACGCTGAAGTTTTATTAAATGCAGCTGAAGCAGCTGTCGAACTCAAAATGCTAGGTGCTAATCCTGCTGATGGAAGCGACCCTTTACAGATAGCAACCAGTGCTGTCAATGAGATTCGCTCGCGGGCGGGAGCAGATTTGCTAACAGGTGCGATTTCCGGAGATAATACAGGAAGAGATATTGTACGAAGAGAGCGTCGCAAGGAACTTGCATTTGAACATAAAGCAAAATGGGATTTGCGTCGATGGCGTGTGCTGCATTTTGAAGGCCGGAATGGATTTTGGGGAACACAAAAGGATAAAAATCTATATAGCAACAATGAAAATTTTAGGTTCAGGGGTTTATATCCATTTTTTTCCACCTCAACGGGTAAATACTTCTTTGATGCACGATTTCAATGGGTGAGTACCAAAACATTCCGGTATACACCTATAGACTATTATTTTGAAATTCCCGGAGGAGAGGTAGCGAAAAGTCCAGTGATTGACCAGCAACCTAACCGATAA
- a CDS encoding DUF3823 domain-containing protein: protein MKKSIFGAIGIMCMLSSCSLFEADNYEAPSVALKGIVVDASTGEPILTDQGSEGIRVRLTELSWGDNVEHNPDFYCMPDGTFQNTKLFKGNYNITVDGPFIPLVRTDGDGKVLSDDSKNMELNGSHEIKMEVHPFLKVEWVGNPVVENGKVKAKVKVTRAVTEQFFRDIIEPLGNYNVDFLNVTDIQFFVSYSSTVGYRARDERWSSKIEYGGNSFNSKLGQVIDLESVGEIPKGRTVFIRAASRINYDTPRGTGTRRWNYNEAKRVDIQ, encoded by the coding sequence ATGAAAAAAAGTATTTTCGGCGCGATAGGCATCATGTGTATGCTAAGTTCGTGCAGCCTTTTTGAGGCAGATAATTATGAAGCTCCTTCGGTGGCATTAAAAGGTATTGTGGTCGACGCATCGACCGGAGAACCCATATTGACCGATCAGGGAAGTGAGGGTATCCGTGTTCGATTAACAGAGCTGAGTTGGGGTGACAATGTGGAGCACAACCCTGATTTCTATTGCATGCCCGACGGGACGTTTCAAAATACGAAATTGTTTAAAGGTAATTATAATATCACTGTTGATGGGCCTTTTATTCCATTGGTACGTACCGATGGCGATGGGAAGGTGCTGTCAGATGACAGCAAAAACATGGAGCTGAATGGCTCTCATGAAATTAAGATGGAGGTGCATCCTTTTCTTAAAGTCGAATGGGTCGGAAATCCAGTTGTGGAAAACGGAAAGGTAAAAGCTAAGGTAAAAGTTACACGCGCCGTAACCGAACAGTTTTTTCGGGATATAATTGAACCTCTAGGAAATTACAATGTGGATTTTTTAAATGTGACAGATATACAATTCTTTGTCAGCTATTCCTCCACGGTAGGGTATAGAGCGCGAGATGAACGTTGGTCTAGCAAAATTGAGTATGGTGGCAATAGCTTTAACTCAAAATTGGGGCAGGTTATTGATCTCGAATCTGTGGGCGAAATCCCAAAAGGGCGGACGGTTTTTATTCGGGCAGCCTCGCGGATTAATTACGACACGCCTCGGGGGACGGGAACGCGAAGATGGAATTACAACGAAGCCAAAAGGGTCGATATTCAATAA